In Vibrio marisflavi CECT 7928, the following are encoded in one genomic region:
- the add gene encoding adenosine deaminase: protein MITKTLPLTDIHRHLDGNIRTKTIIELGQKFSVQLPAYDVEGLTPHVQIVETEPSLVAFLSKLDWGVAVLGDLDACRRVAYENVEDALNAQIDYAELRFSPYYMAMKHNLPVQGVVEAVIDGVQAGIKDFGIKANLIGILSRTFGQQACQTELDAILSQKDNIVAIDLAGDEIGQPGELFTSHFKQVRDSGLNVTVHAGEAAGAESVWFAMQELGATRIGHGTNSIHDPKLMDYLAENRIGIESCITSNFQTSTVAKIENHPIKQFLQHGILASINTDDPAVEGIELPHEYEVAAVQAGLSQQQIKQAQINGLDIAFLSEQEKQQLREKAATRG, encoded by the coding sequence ATGATAACTAAAACTCTTCCACTAACAGATATTCACCGCCACCTTGATGGCAACATTCGCACTAAAACCATCATTGAACTAGGCCAGAAGTTTTCTGTACAACTGCCCGCATACGACGTAGAAGGTCTAACTCCTCATGTGCAAATTGTCGAAACAGAACCGTCACTCGTTGCTTTTCTATCTAAGCTTGACTGGGGCGTCGCTGTTTTAGGTGACTTAGACGCTTGCCGACGTGTGGCTTATGAAAATGTCGAAGACGCGTTGAATGCTCAAATTGACTACGCAGAGCTTCGCTTTTCACCTTACTACATGGCAATGAAGCACAACCTACCGGTGCAAGGTGTGGTAGAAGCTGTGATTGACGGCGTACAGGCTGGCATCAAAGACTTCGGCATCAAAGCAAACCTTATCGGCATCCTAAGCCGAACATTCGGCCAACAAGCTTGCCAAACTGAACTGGATGCAATCCTCTCGCAGAAAGATAACATTGTAGCCATCGACCTTGCAGGGGATGAAATCGGCCAACCTGGTGAACTCTTTACCAGTCACTTCAAACAAGTAAGAGACTCTGGCCTAAACGTAACCGTTCACGCTGGTGAAGCGGCAGGCGCAGAAAGTGTATGGTTTGCAATGCAAGAGCTAGGCGCAACCCGCATAGGCCACGGCACAAATTCAATACATGACCCTAAGTTAATGGATTATCTCGCAGAAAATCGTATTGGTATTGAGTCATGCATTACGTCGAACTTCCAGACCAGTACTGTCGCGAAAATCGAAAATCACCCAATCAAGCAGTTCTTACAACATGGTATCCTAGCGAGCATCAATACCGATGACCCAGCGGTTGAAGGTATTGAACTGCCTCACGAGTATGAAGTTGCTGCCGTTCAAGCTGGTCTAAGCCAACAGCAAATCAAACAAGCTCAAATAAATGGTTTAGACATTGCCTTTTTATCAGAGCAGGAAAAGCAACAATTGAGAGAAAAAGCCGCTACTAGAGGCTAA
- the amt gene encoding ammonium transporter, which yields MNRLLNGFIATTFLCLSTSSYANESAEQIATNLDVVWVLVATGLVFFMQAGFTMLESGMIRAKNSYNVAVKNISDFTAAALSFWLIGFALMFGQSVGGWFGSVTDSGITFKQPMDYAFFIFQATFVGTAATIVAGAVAERMKFNAYLIISVAISVVIYPISGHWIWGSALLGGEAGWLEAKGFMDFAGSTVVHSVGGWVALAGVIVLGARKGRFDKDGRVQDIPGHNLLIATLGVFILWFGWFGFNGGSTLSADGSMAKIIVNTVLSGCSGGLTALLISGLFNKGLIRVEHALNGILGGLVAITAGCAFVEPNSAIIIGVIGAAIVYAAEVALVETFKLDDPVGAIAVHGVGGAWGTLAVALFANESSLLAGGRIEQFMVQLTGVASVFIWSFGMGLLSFYLLRFFHDLRVSSDEEDQGLNVVEHGAKTVWLDTMRTMHNIVTTGDLRSRAEVELATEAGETAISFNQLLDRFHHSISLMAKSSAALQNDTQKLDQVVSSTKRQTAEQTDSVRDISQIMCQILDSAKGITESSTENADKASDASEKVTTSVNQIKHLSDSIEQLSQDLDTASKKALQVSEKTNNINQILTLVQQIAEQTNLLALNAAIESARAGDLGRGFAVVADEVRNLAQRTQAATTDIQEQIEQLQQMAGESSKEMQDYSKQMTNSYEDSRTAMSSLYSMIDAIDSITTLNKAVESASKSQTTLSSQAHDLLEHIQLNVEENILSSHQLDNVSKSLKSDSNRFNENVSNYKI from the coding sequence ATGAATAGGCTGCTAAACGGATTTATTGCTACTACCTTTCTTTGTCTATCGACTTCAAGTTACGCCAACGAAAGTGCCGAGCAAATTGCAACTAACCTCGACGTTGTGTGGGTACTGGTTGCCACTGGGCTTGTTTTCTTCATGCAAGCGGGATTTACCATGCTCGAGTCGGGCATGATTCGCGCGAAAAATAGCTACAATGTGGCGGTGAAGAATATCAGTGACTTTACTGCTGCTGCGCTGTCTTTCTGGTTAATTGGCTTTGCGCTAATGTTTGGCCAATCCGTTGGTGGATGGTTTGGTAGCGTGACTGATTCTGGCATTACTTTTAAGCAGCCAATGGACTATGCGTTCTTTATCTTCCAAGCAACTTTTGTCGGAACAGCGGCAACTATTGTGGCAGGCGCCGTTGCCGAGCGCATGAAGTTCAATGCCTATTTAATCATATCTGTCGCAATTAGCGTGGTCATCTATCCAATCAGTGGCCACTGGATATGGGGAAGTGCGCTACTAGGTGGTGAAGCTGGTTGGCTGGAAGCAAAAGGGTTTATGGATTTTGCAGGCTCAACAGTCGTGCACTCTGTAGGTGGTTGGGTCGCCTTAGCTGGTGTAATTGTTCTTGGTGCCAGAAAAGGCCGCTTTGACAAAGATGGGCGCGTGCAAGATATTCCAGGGCACAACCTGCTTATCGCAACACTAGGCGTGTTCATTCTTTGGTTTGGCTGGTTTGGCTTCAATGGTGGAAGTACCTTGTCTGCTGACGGCTCTATGGCCAAAATCATAGTCAATACCGTTCTTAGTGGCTGCTCTGGCGGACTTACCGCACTTCTCATTTCTGGATTATTTAATAAAGGTCTAATTCGCGTAGAACACGCTTTAAATGGCATATTAGGCGGGTTAGTCGCTATCACCGCTGGCTGCGCCTTCGTTGAGCCCAATAGCGCCATCATTATTGGCGTAATAGGCGCTGCCATAGTCTATGCAGCGGAAGTCGCCTTGGTTGAAACTTTTAAGCTTGATGATCCTGTGGGAGCAATTGCGGTTCACGGCGTAGGTGGCGCTTGGGGCACACTGGCAGTTGCGCTTTTTGCTAACGAGTCCAGCTTATTAGCAGGTGGACGTATCGAACAATTTATGGTGCAACTGACAGGTGTAGCATCGGTATTTATTTGGTCCTTTGGTATGGGGCTACTGAGCTTCTATTTACTGCGTTTCTTCCATGATTTACGAGTATCTTCAGATGAAGAGGATCAAGGCTTAAACGTTGTAGAGCATGGCGCAAAGACCGTTTGGTTAGATACCATGAGAACGATGCACAATATCGTGACTACGGGAGATTTACGCTCTCGGGCAGAAGTTGAGCTCGCCACCGAAGCTGGCGAAACAGCCATCTCCTTCAATCAGCTGTTGGATAGGTTCCATCACAGTATTTCGCTAATGGCGAAGTCTTCTGCCGCCTTGCAAAACGACACGCAAAAGCTCGACCAAGTAGTCTCGTCAACAAAAAGGCAAACCGCTGAACAAACCGACTCTGTCAGAGATATTTCTCAGATCATGTGCCAGATATTAGATTCAGCAAAAGGAATCACTGAAAGCTCCACTGAGAATGCAGATAAAGCCAGCGATGCCTCTGAAAAGGTTACCACTAGTGTCAACCAAATTAAGCACTTATCGGACTCGATCGAGCAGCTTTCCCAAGACCTCGACACCGCTTCGAAGAAAGCCTTACAAGTTTCGGAAAAGACCAATAACATCAACCAGATCCTCACCTTGGTACAACAAATTGCCGAGCAAACTAATCTACTGGCACTCAATGCTGCTATTGAGTCAGCAAGAGCTGGAGATCTAGGACGTGGCTTTGCAGTCGTTGCAGACGAAGTAAGAAACTTAGCCCAACGAACTCAAGCCGCCACAACGGATATTCAAGAGCAAATTGAACAGCTACAACAAATGGCTGGAGAGTCATCGAAAGAGATGCAAGATTACTCAAAACAGATGACCAATAGCTATGAAGACTCTCGTACAGCTATGTCTTCCCTCTACTCCATGATTGATGCGATTGACAGTATCACAACACTCAACAAAGCGGTTGAAAGCGCAAGTAAAAGCCAAACCACGCTTTCTAGCCAAGCGCACGACCTGTTAGAACACATTCAGCTCAATGTAGAGGAAAACATCTTATCAAGTCATCAGCTTGATAACGTTTCAAAATCGCTCAAATCTGACTCGAACCGATTTAACGAAAACGTATCCAACTACAAGATTTAA
- a CDS encoding FAD-dependent oxidoreductase → MVEITLDGKKCLVESKQNLLDVAKSQGLDIPCLCGVDGLGNDCGLCVVEVNGQGYTKASNVIATRGICVVTESSSLAKLRKRRLEEILSAPNASCSVPPCQVACPAKVDIQVYLAYIAQNEHRKAIEVIKKTLPMPLSIGRVCPAFCEADCHRAKVDEPIAIRHLKRHAADLDLSSYEAYTPESKPAKDKKIAIVGGGPGGLSCGYFLSNEGYQVTVFESMPKAGGWLRYGIPEYRLPKAVLDKEIELMCANGMQIQTNQKLGVDFELSDLSAEYDAVCLAVGASLASEMRYTGSDLKGCYLGVDFLKDQATENQYSVGKKVAVIGGGNTAIDCARTALRKGAETTLIYRRTRSEMPAEDYEIEEAEHEGVKFHFLTNPVENIADEMGRVHQVKLEKMALGEPDASGRRSPQSTGEYFTEEFDTVIAAVSQKADLSFAEDDSLPLDISRWNTINVEEETMHTGAKNIFAIGDVRRGPATAIEAIADGRVAAKGIDTYLGGDMEKLYVESFRARNLERTHLINTDHVDRLTNAIRSMSPGKGKEQIEANLNQLLKKFMRVKVSELTIDQRHLSFDEVEKGFSNQAAIDEAKRCLSCGCNEGNDCKLRRYSTDYQVDKKNISSGQPRVIAMS, encoded by the coding sequence ATGGTCGAGATCACCCTTGATGGAAAAAAATGTTTAGTAGAGTCAAAGCAAAACCTGTTAGACGTGGCGAAAAGCCAAGGATTGGATATTCCATGCTTGTGTGGTGTTGATGGTTTAGGAAATGATTGTGGCCTTTGCGTGGTAGAGGTCAACGGTCAAGGTTATACGAAGGCGAGTAATGTTATTGCAACGCGAGGAATATGCGTTGTCACAGAATCCTCTTCCTTGGCAAAGCTCAGAAAACGTCGTTTGGAAGAGATTCTTTCTGCACCGAACGCAAGCTGCAGTGTGCCGCCTTGTCAGGTAGCGTGTCCGGCTAAAGTTGATATTCAGGTATATTTAGCCTACATCGCTCAAAACGAGCACCGTAAGGCGATTGAAGTTATCAAGAAAACACTGCCAATGCCTCTCTCTATTGGTCGTGTGTGTCCTGCATTTTGTGAAGCAGATTGCCATAGGGCAAAAGTAGACGAGCCAATTGCTATTCGCCATTTAAAACGTCATGCAGCGGATCTCGATTTGTCTTCATATGAAGCCTATACGCCTGAAAGCAAACCAGCTAAAGATAAAAAGATTGCGATAGTCGGTGGTGGCCCTGGTGGATTGAGTTGTGGTTATTTCCTTAGCAATGAGGGCTATCAGGTTACGGTCTTTGAATCCATGCCTAAAGCCGGTGGTTGGCTGCGCTATGGTATTCCAGAATATCGCCTTCCTAAAGCAGTCTTGGACAAAGAAATAGAGTTAATGTGCGCGAATGGTATGCAGATCCAGACCAACCAAAAACTTGGGGTGGACTTTGAGTTAAGCGATCTCAGCGCAGAATATGATGCAGTATGTTTGGCTGTGGGAGCGTCTTTGGCGAGTGAAATGCGCTATACGGGAAGTGATCTGAAAGGTTGCTATTTGGGCGTCGACTTTCTAAAAGATCAAGCAACTGAGAACCAATATTCAGTGGGTAAGAAAGTTGCGGTCATTGGTGGCGGGAACACGGCTATTGACTGCGCACGCACGGCTTTGCGCAAAGGCGCAGAGACGACACTAATATATCGTCGTACTCGCTCAGAGATGCCTGCTGAAGATTATGAAATTGAAGAAGCCGAACATGAAGGGGTTAAATTCCACTTCTTGACCAATCCGGTTGAAAATATTGCCGACGAAATGGGACGAGTGCATCAAGTAAAGCTTGAGAAAATGGCACTAGGTGAGCCAGACGCATCTGGTCGTCGCAGCCCTCAATCTACAGGAGAATACTTCACCGAAGAGTTTGATACAGTGATTGCCGCAGTTTCGCAAAAGGCTGATTTAAGCTTCGCTGAAGATGATTCTCTGCCGTTAGATATCAGCCGTTGGAATACTATCAATGTTGAAGAAGAGACCATGCACACCGGCGCAAAAAATATTTTTGCGATAGGGGATGTGAGACGCGGCCCCGCGACAGCGATAGAAGCTATCGCAGACGGTCGAGTAGCAGCAAAAGGTATCGATACCTATCTTGGTGGAGACATGGAAAAGCTTTACGTTGAATCTTTCCGAGCTCGAAACTTGGAGAGAACTCACCTGATTAATACCGATCATGTTGATAGGTTAACCAATGCCATTCGCTCAATGTCTCCGGGTAAGGGTAAAGAGCAAATCGAAGCAAACCTCAATCAACTATTGAAAAAGTTCATGCGCGTGAAAGTCTCAGAGCTTACCATAGACCAGCGCCACTTAAGTTTTGATGAAGTAGAAAAAGGCTTTAGTAACCAAGCAGCCATTGATGAAGCTAAACGTTGCTTAAGTTGTGGCTGTAACGAAGGTAATGATTGTAAGCTGCGTCGCTACTCTACTGATTATCAGGTAGACAAAAAGAATATCTCCTCTGGCCAACCGCGGGTTATTGCTATGAGTTAA
- the kdgR gene encoding DNA-binding transcriptional regulator KdgR — protein sequence MAKSTQPEAVSSVLKVFHILQALGEQKEIGVSELSQRLMMSKATTYRFLQTMKGLGYVSQQGEADKYSLTIKLFELGSLSLEYLDLVSIADKEMRVVAEQTNEALHLGIMDEGSIVYVHKIDSGYNLRMYSRIGRRNPLYCTAIGKVLLSGKNEVDVRKILEPIEFIKHTDKTIESTDQLLAELEQVKEQGFAEDNEEQEIGIRCIAVPVYDRLGQIIASASISFPTIRFDETQKQSYVAQLKAVGKQVSAQLGFYDYPA from the coding sequence ATGGCAAAGTCGACTCAGCCCGAAGCGGTTTCATCTGTCTTGAAAGTGTTCCATATACTCCAAGCATTAGGTGAGCAGAAGGAAATTGGAGTGTCTGAGCTATCACAACGTCTAATGATGTCCAAAGCGACCACCTATCGTTTTCTACAAACAATGAAAGGGTTAGGCTATGTGTCTCAGCAAGGTGAGGCTGACAAGTATTCATTAACGATAAAGTTGTTTGAGCTGGGCTCACTGTCTCTGGAATATTTGGACTTGGTTTCTATCGCAGACAAGGAAATGCGAGTCGTAGCGGAGCAAACTAACGAAGCGTTGCACTTAGGTATTATGGATGAAGGTTCCATTGTCTATGTTCACAAGATTGACTCTGGCTACAATCTGCGGATGTATTCTCGTATTGGTCGCAGAAACCCACTGTATTGCACTGCAATTGGTAAAGTTTTGCTTTCAGGTAAAAATGAAGTTGATGTGCGAAAGATATTAGAGCCGATAGAATTTATTAAGCACACAGACAAAACTATCGAAAGTACAGATCAACTTCTTGCGGAGCTTGAACAGGTAAAAGAGCAAGGATTTGCAGAAGACAACGAAGAGCAAGAGATCGGCATTCGCTGTATCGCAGTACCTGTATATGATCGGCTGGGACAAATCATCGCAAGTGCTTCAATTTCATTCCCTACCATTCGTTTTGATGAAACACAGAAACAGAGTTATGTTGCGCAGCTAAAGGCAGTCGGAAAGCAAGTTTCCGCTCAGTTGGGCTTTTATGACTATCCCGCATAG
- a CDS encoding sugar kinase, which translates to MEPVNKVAVIGECMVELRKSNAQVEQSFGGDTLNTALYLSRLTSTKGIETSYVTGMGHDPFSRDMIAQWNSEQINTDMVYLSDTKLPGIYAIETADDGERSFYYWRDDSAAKFWLRDTTTEAIARALSNHGLVYLTGISLAILPEDCREKLIESLKLCRKDGVKVAFDNNYRSTLWTSINEAQLWYGKILSLTDIAFLTFDDEVMLWQDEHENQAIERTKQLGVREIVIKRGADACIVVEQDNEYLIATQAVNKVVDTTAAGDSFSAGYLAKRLIGGSCEDSAKSGHSLAGTVIQYRGAIIPQNAMPDL; encoded by the coding sequence ATGGAACCAGTAAATAAAGTCGCTGTAATTGGCGAATGTATGGTTGAGCTGAGAAAGTCAAACGCCCAAGTTGAACAAAGTTTTGGTGGGGATACACTGAATACTGCTTTGTATTTGTCTCGATTGACCAGCACTAAAGGTATTGAAACCTCATACGTAACTGGCATGGGGCATGACCCTTTTAGTCGCGACATGATAGCGCAATGGAATAGCGAGCAGATAAATACAGACATGGTTTATCTATCCGACACCAAGCTACCTGGGATCTATGCGATAGAGACTGCTGATGATGGTGAGCGCTCATTCTACTACTGGCGAGATGACTCCGCTGCGAAGTTCTGGCTGAGAGATACGACTACTGAAGCAATCGCACGTGCATTGTCTAATCATGGCTTAGTTTATCTAACGGGTATTAGTCTGGCTATTCTGCCTGAAGACTGCCGAGAGAAGCTCATTGAAAGCTTAAAACTATGTCGTAAAGATGGGGTTAAAGTAGCTTTTGATAACAACTATCGCTCAACACTCTGGACTAGCATCAATGAAGCTCAGCTGTGGTACGGCAAGATCCTATCGTTAACGGATATCGCTTTTCTCACTTTCGATGATGAAGTAATGCTCTGGCAAGATGAGCATGAAAACCAAGCTATCGAAAGAACAAAGCAGCTTGGTGTACGAGAGATAGTGATTAAGCGTGGTGCTGACGCCTGTATCGTTGTGGAACAAGACAATGAGTACCTTATTGCCACTCAAGCTGTAAACAAGGTTGTGGACACGACTGCAGCGGGTGACTCATTTAGCGCTGGTTATCTAGCAAAAAGACTTATTGGTGGGAGCTGTGAAGACTCCGCCAAATCTGGCCACAGTTTGGCTGGAACCGTTATTCAGTATCGGGGAGCAATTATTCCTCAAAACGCTATGCCTGACCTTTAA
- a CDS encoding bifunctional 4-hydroxy-2-oxoglutarate aldolase/2-dehydro-3-deoxy-phosphogluconate aldolase, which translates to MKALEQQLQDIKVVPVIAIEDANKAVKLAQVLIENGLPCAEVTFRTEQAAQAIANMREAYPDMLIGAGTVLNSKQVDEAINAGVDFIVSPGFNPTTVKYCQQRNVQIVPGVNNPSLVEQAMEMGLKTLKFFPAEPSGGVSMLKALSAVYPVQFMPTGGVKPSNVKDYLSVESVVACGGTWMVPNDLIENEDWDELAALVKQVANIIA; encoded by the coding sequence ATGAAAGCCTTAGAACAACAATTACAAGATATTAAAGTTGTACCTGTTATTGCTATCGAAGATGCCAACAAGGCTGTGAAACTCGCACAGGTTTTAATTGAAAATGGTCTACCATGCGCCGAGGTAACATTTAGAACTGAGCAGGCAGCTCAAGCAATCGCGAATATGAGAGAAGCCTATCCAGATATGCTTATTGGTGCTGGCACTGTTTTAAACTCGAAACAGGTAGATGAGGCGATCAACGCTGGCGTCGATTTTATTGTTAGCCCAGGCTTTAATCCAACCACTGTAAAGTACTGCCAGCAACGCAACGTACAAATTGTTCCGGGAGTAAACAACCCAAGCCTTGTAGAACAAGCGATGGAAATGGGCTTAAAGACTCTCAAGTTTTTCCCAGCAGAGCCTTCTGGTGGCGTATCCATGCTTAAGGCACTATCGGCAGTTTATCCAGTACAATTCATGCCAACTGGTGGTGTTAAACCATCAAACGTTAAAGATTACCTGTCAGTGGAGTCAGTCGTAGCCTGCGGTGGTACATGGATGGTGCCCAATGATTTAATTGAAAATGAAGACTGGGATGAGCTAGCTGCACTTGTAAAGCAAGTAGCAAATATCATCGCTTAA